The proteins below come from a single Portunus trituberculatus isolate SZX2019 chromosome 2, ASM1759143v1, whole genome shotgun sequence genomic window:
- the LOC123502268 gene encoding LOW QUALITY PROTEIN: uncharacterized protein LOC123502268 (The sequence of the model RefSeq protein was modified relative to this genomic sequence to represent the inferred CDS: deleted 2 bases in 1 codon) yields MIANSSNVLISNPVTTTTATSSPAPASPRPRSGTEGALGAGGKVGAPGGTAGGPGEYLEEEYKEDIAQLDVLLHYVNNLSASLEFLAWEKKRISTDLLPSLLSMYDTLFARLSQPKEEEDEEEEGRGGGEGRGEDTTYNGYLTREEEEEEEDGKAKEEEEKRRRRRREEEEEKDRINSSIDLLMEDFNTPYTTSKDTLKNFPKIPENAGNYPENVPSHLQDPQSTPGNPQMSLKHPEMTPNTLKHTQNMKDSKNALKNTSRPLKTPTGGLIPPDSTPGTLNHAPETPLGNPEGILNGKLKKSTENGIYDNVNSPSQPATYPSYNALFSHSEGALTHPHAPRGTTRTHTTPTHTHTHAGPRKEAREDLIYRPLSSISSSSSSSSSSGSLLRRPREAGEGVGVRAAYLASVESLDGDGDASDTEETARRRDRSIKSRRDKFQRTGSGDSGFQCSSISLPAPPPLPRPRYFDNNLAKMDRTVLEIVDTEAIYVRDLRQVIEGYLAPWRRGEEREMSSKQLEELFCNIEQIYAFNKSFLSQLEACGVDPVAVARCFVRNNAGFAIYTEYCTNYPRTVGLLTELMRGTTSLAFRERQTRLGHSLPLGSYLLKPVQRILKYHLLLGNILKHLEEDQGAAGGREEVQKALAGMTGMARHINDMKRRHEHAVRVQEIQSLLYGWQFDDLTTYGELAAEGTFRVCGAKGQRHVFLFEKMILIAKKKDESVLVYKAHILCSNLMLIESVRREPLSFHVIPFDNPRCQYTLQARSLDQKREWTLQLKRVILENYSAAIPAHARQLVMELGQNAAGGESGRGGGRRGAHHAPEYLERRKMDRERRRSADTVLNATRLRLRRSNRARKLKEEEGSRSRSVSRTRETEEEEEEEEEEEEEEEYRKTSTSSTPTSFEMPKLRLSNMWGRRRSEPGVGEGPPHPPQHPHHPHHPHQPSTPATPTTDHTSPRLPPPPPLTPEVCVDGLSTSEFEAEEAEEEGGGGLVGGCGGAAGVERGGENLEEIVGGLLQHSLRLQRLLLSKPRRRRALHHYLTSDSEGEEPPPRPSPPPPRAPPPPPASHDLGDYVDFYFSGGGSGAPGRGGASSSDASAYSSALSVVPPRAAPEAPHWATPRRSPEHWGRGEARAAGLRRAQSFSVDTAAGDEERAVPAPCRTPPPCPGGDVWVRSGRGRPATIALSGSSSELRALHHALAAPTPAAPPDDTDASLTPPRSLEDLAGPHPAHRIYRSAPAPAHHTLPSPSSPGGAGSTGTLRAALGRLAPGGAGGVVGSVARQCSRSLRARIRQIRAEEPPPPPMARQGSAALGARLAGCGEEQDHYATPLLLRPRPPRDSLLSSASSSTSSSVTPPPAPQSAPSPPPPSSPDSEGGASADSFYERCFETSAAAAGEGDGDGDGEGGEDPFRDSAIYSDPDDDQPPPATPSPTHHLHHHHHHHAPVTRKPTPCPPTTSSPLSTPPGAAKKVPPPVPAKPEAVRARGRAAPRPAPLTPTTPPGMDSGGSTRPPARSSSAPPRPRPLPESPRGGGEGQVARGWVRHVIGRLQAGGGEG; encoded by the exons atgaTAGCAAATTCGTCTAATGTATTAATCTCAAACCccgttactactaccaccgccacttcAAGCCCCGCCCCAGCCTCGCCCCGGCCCCGCAGCGGTACGGAGGGGGCGTTGGGAGCCGGGGGAAAGGTGGGGGCGCCTGGGGGAACGGCGGGGGGGCCGGGGGAGTACttggaagaggaatacaaggaaGATATTGCCCAATTAGATGTTTTACTGCATTATGTCAACAATCTGTCAGCCTCTCTTGAGTTTCTGGCGTGGGAGAAGAAgc gtatCTCTACGGacctcctgccttccctcctttccatgTATGACACTCTCTTCGCCCGACTCAGCCaaccgaaggaggaggaagacgaagaagaagaaggaagaggaggaggagaaggaagaggagaagacacCACATACAACGGCTACCTgacgagagaagaggaagaggaggaggaggatgggaaggctaaggaagaggaggagaagaggaggaggaggaggagagaagaagaagaggaaaaggacagaATAAACTCTTCTATAGATTTGCTTATGGAAGATTTCAACACTCCTTACACAACCTCAAaagacacccttaaaaacttccCTAAAATCCCTGAAAACGCTGGAAATTACCCTGAAAATGTCCCTAGTCACCTTCAGGACCCCCAAAGTACCCCCGGGAACCCTCAAATGTccctaaaacaccctgaaatgaccccaaacacactcaaacacactcaaaatatgaaagacagtaaaaacgcccttaaaaacacgtCTAGACCCCTTAAAACACCTACAGGAGGCCTTATCCCCCCTGACAGCACCCCTGGGACCCTGAACCACGCCCCTGAAACACCCCTAGGCAACCCTGAAGGAATTTTGAATGGGAAACTAAAGaaatcaacagaaaacggaatatATGATAACGTAAATTCCCCTTCACAGCCAGCTACTTATCCCTCTTATAACGCCTTATTCTCACACTCAGAGGGCgccctcacacacccacacgcacccaGGGGCACCACACGCACCCACACTAcgcccacgcacacgcacacgcacgcaggtCCACGCAAAGAGGCAAGAGAGGACTTAATCTACAGGCCACTTTCATcgatttcctcatcttcttcgtcttcttcctcatctggGTCCCTTCTGAGGCGCCCTAGGGAGGCAGGAGAGGGCGTGGGCGTGCGGGCGGCCTACCTAGCGTCGGTGGAGAGCCTGGATGGTGACGGGGACGCCTCAGACACGGAAGAAACAGCAAGAAGGAGGGATAGATCGATTAAGTCGAGGAGGGACAAATTTCAAAGGACAG gtTCTGGAGACAGTGGCTTTCAATGCAGTTCTATAAGCCTTCCTGCCCCGCCCCCTCTGCCACGGCCCCGCTATTTTGACAACAACCTCGCTAAGATGGACCGCACCGTGCTTGAGATAGTTGACACGGAGGCAATTTATGTGCGTGATCTGCGCCAAGTCATAGAG GGTTACCTCGCGccgtggagaagaggagaggagagagagatgtcgtCCAAACAGCTAGAAGAACTATTTTGTAACATTGAACAAATATACGCATTTAAtaa GTCTTTCTTGAGTCAGCTGGAGGCGTGTGGCGTTGACCCCGTTGCTGTGGCGCGGTGTTTTGTGAGAAATAATGCTGGGTTTGCGATCTACACGGAATACTGCACTAACTATCCgag AACTGTGGGGCTGTTAACTGAATTAATGCGTGGAACCACCTCTCTAGCCTTTCGGGAGAGACAAACACGCCTTGGCCACTCGCTCCCTCTTGGATCCTACTTACTTAAACCAGTACAAAGGATCCTTAAGTACCACCTGCTACTGGGGAACATCCTGAAGCACCTGGAGGAGGATCAGGGCGCCGCGGGGGGCAGGGAGGAGGTTCAAAAGGCCCTTGCTGGGATGACAGGGATGGCGAGACATATTAACGACATGAAGAGGCGCCACGAACATGCTGTGAGGGTGCAGGAGATTCAGTCACTCCTCTATGGCTGGCAG TTTGATGACCTTACTACTTATGGAGAGCTTGCAGCGGAGGGGACCTTTAGAGTGTGTGGCGCTAAGGGTCAAAGACACGTGTTTTTGTTTGAGAAAATGATCCTTATTgccaagaagaaagatgagagcgttttggtgtataaaGCACATATTTTG TGTTCCAATCTGATGCTGATAGAGAGTGTGAGACGGGAGCCACTGTCCTTCCACGTCATTCCTTTCGACAACCCACGCTGTCAGTACACTCTGcag GCAAGAAGTCTAGACCAGAAGAGAGAGTGGACATTGCAGCTGAAAAGAGTCATTTTAGAGAACTACAGCGCTGCCATCCCCGCCCACGCCCGCCAGCTGGTCATGGAGTTAGGGCAGa ATGCTGCAGGTGGAGAGAGTGGGCGTGGAGGAGGACGTCGAGGCGCCCATCACGCCCCTGAGTacttggagagaaggaagatggaccGAGAGAGAAGGAGATCAGCTGATACGGTTTTGAATGCCACGAGATTAAGATTAAGAAGGTCAAATAGAGCAAGGAaactcaaggaggaggag gggTCGAGGAGCAGGAGTGTGAGCAGGACgagggagacggaggaggaggaagaggaggaggaggaggaggaggaggaggaagagtatagGAAGACCTCCACGTCCTCCACACCCACCTCCTTCGAAATGCCCaag CTTCGCCTCTCCAACATGTGGGGGCGCCGAAGGAGTGAGCCcggggtg ggggagggacCGCCGCACCCCCCTCAgcacccccaccacccccaccacccccaccagccCTCCACCCCCGCCACGCCCACCACGGACCACACCTCGCCCCGCCTGCCGCCCCCGCCGCCACTCACGCCAGAG gtgtgtgtggacGGGCTGTCCACGTCGGAGTTTGAGGcggaggaggctgaggaggagggtggcggcGGCCTGGTGGGCGGATGTGGCGGCGCGGCGGGCGTGGAGCGTGGCGGCGAGAACCTTGAGGAGATCGTGGGCGGACTGCTGCAGCACAGCCTGCGTCTGCAGCGCCTGCTGCTCAGCAAACCCCGCCGTCGCCGCgccctccaccactacctcacCTCAGACAGCGAGGGGGAGGAGCCCCCGCCTCGACCCTCGCCGCCCCCGCCCCGAGCCCCGCCGCCCCCGCCCGCATCACACGACCTCGGGGACTATGTGGACTTCTACTTCAGCGGCGGTGGCAGCGGCGCCCCTGGAAGGGGGGGCGCCTCCAGCAGCGACGCTTCCGCCTACAGCAGCGCCCTCAGTGTGGTGCCACCCCGCGCCGCTCCCGAGGCGCCGCACTGGGCCACGCCGCGCCGCAGCCCCGAACACTGGGGTCGTGGCGAGGCCCGGGCCGCGGGCCTGCGCCGCGCCCAGTCCTTCTCCGTGGACACGGCAGCGGGGGACGAGGAGAGAGCCGTGCCCGCGCCCTGCCGCACGCCGCCGCCCTGTCCCGGGGGTGACGTGTGGGTGCGGAGCGGGCGGGGGCGCCCCGCCACCATCGCGCTgagcggcagcagcagtgagcTGCGGGCGCTGCACCACGCCCTGGCCGCGCCCACACCAGCCGCGCCGCCTGACGACACGGACGCCTCACTGACACCGCCGCGCAGCCTGGAGGACCTGGCCGGCCCCCACCCCGCCCACCGCATCTACCGCTCCGCCCCTGCGCCAGCCCACCACACGCTGCCCTCGCCCTCATCCCCCGGGGGCGCTGGATCCACGGGCACGCTGCGAGCCGCGCTTGGGCGGCTGGCCCCGGGGGGCGCGGGAGGCGTTGTGGGCAGCGTGGCGCGCCAGTGCTCACGCTCCCTGCGGGCACGCATCCGCCAGATCCGCGCGGAGGAGCCCCCGCCGCCCCCCATGGCGCGGCAGGGCAGCGCGGCGCTGGGGGCGCGGCTGGCGGGGTGCGGCGAGGAGCAGGACCACTACGCCAcgccgctgctgctgcgccCACGCCCGCCCCGAGACTCCCTGctgtcctccgcctcctcctccacctcctcctccgtcacacCGCCCCCCGCGCCCCAGTCCGCCCCCTCCCCGCCGCCCCCCTCCTCGCCGGACAGTGAGGGCGGCGCCTCGGCGGACTCATTCTACGAGCGCTGCTTCGAAActtcggcggcggcggcgggggagggggacggggacggggacggggagggaggtgaggaccCCTTCAGGGACAGCGCCATCTACAGCGACCCCGACGACGACCAGCCGCCCCCCGCCACGCCCTCCCctacccaccacctccaccaccaccaccaccaccacgcccccgTCACCAGGAAACCTACGCCCTGtccccccaccacctcctcccccctctccacgCCCCCCGGGGCCGCCAAGAAGGTGCCGCCACCCGTGCCCGCCAAACCAGAAGCTGTGCGTGCCCGCGGGCGAGCTGCACCCCGCCCCGCGCCCCTCACCCCCACCACGCCCCCTGGGATGGACAGTGGGGGGTCGACGCGCCCTCCGGCCCGCTCCTCCTCAGCACCCCCTAGGCCGCGCCCCTTGCCGGAGAGCccgaggggagggggagaggggcaaGTGGCCAGGGGGTGGGTCAGACATGTCATAGGGAGGCTACAGGCTGGGGGGGGCGAGGggtga
- the LOC123502318 gene encoding uncharacterized protein LOC123502318, with protein sequence MVMGGGEVGPEYLHHLQSDLAQLRQHALPEIRDVRIVDGNTGPRLDMPLTGCRDSLDCHHRFANYLGLLVRMIETGRK encoded by the exons ATGGTGATGGGGGGCGGGGAGGTGGGACCAGAGTACCTCCATCACTTACAGTCAGATCTTGCCCAGCTTCGCCAACACGCCCTGCCAGAGATCCGTGACGTTAGGATCGttgacg GCAACACTGGGCCCAGACTGGACATGCCACTAACAGGCTGCCGTGACTCGCTAGACTGCCACCACCGCTTCGCCAACTACTTAGGACTCCTTGTTAGAATGATCGAGACTGGcaggaagtga